A genome region from Actinobacillus arthritidis includes the following:
- the hda gene encoding DnaA regulatory inactivator Hda has product MSLQLLLPIHQVDDETFENFYAENSLVLLDSLRQNFIDVQRPFFYIWGGKSSGKSHLLKAVSNHYLLNQQTSSYIPLEKSQYFSPMVLDNANQLDVICLDDIQAIVGNEEWELAIFDLFNLIREQQSLFGNGHKTLLLISADCPPNQLKVSLPDLRSRLTWGEVYHLYDLNDEQKRTILQRRAYQKGMDLSDEVANFLLKRLDRDLQTLSTELDRLDRASLQAQRKLTVPFVKEILGL; this is encoded by the coding sequence ATGTCATTACAACTTTTGTTACCGATTCATCAAGTTGATGATGAAACCTTTGAGAATTTTTATGCGGAAAACAGTTTGGTGCTGTTGGATTCATTGCGTCAAAATTTTATCGATGTACAGCGACCGTTTTTCTATATTTGGGGTGGGAAGAGTAGCGGTAAAAGTCATCTTTTAAAAGCGGTCAGTAATCATTATCTGCTCAATCAACAAACTTCAAGCTATATTCCTTTAGAAAAATCTCAGTATTTTTCGCCAATGGTGTTGGATAATGCGAATCAGTTGGATGTGATTTGTTTAGATGACATTCAGGCGATTGTAGGTAATGAGGAATGGGAACTCGCTATTTTTGATCTTTTTAATTTAATTCGTGAGCAACAAAGTTTATTTGGTAACGGACATAAAACATTGTTGCTGATCAGTGCAGATTGCCCTCCAAATCAGCTAAAGGTTTCTTTGCCGGATCTTCGTTCTCGTCTAACGTGGGGTGAGGTATATCATTTGTATGATTTGAATGATGAACAAAAACGCACGATTTTACAACGTAGGGCTTACCAAAAAGGCATGGATCTTTCCGATGAGGTGGCGAATTTTCTACTTAAACGTTTAGATCGAGATTTACAGACATTATCTACTGAGTTAGACCGTTTAGATCGTGCTTCTCTGCAGGCTCAACGCAAATTAACCGTCCCTTTTGTGAAAGAAATTCTCGGTTTGTAA
- the ccmD gene encoding heme exporter protein CcmD, producing MTLTFQFNSFAEFLAMDKYGFYVWLSYGISFLAVAGLIWLSRREQKQILQGVKKELAREAQLNKNN from the coding sequence ATGACATTAACGTTTCAGTTTAATTCATTCGCTGAATTTTTAGCGATGGATAAATACGGTTTTTATGTGTGGCTTTCTTATGGTATTTCGTTCTTAGCCGTGGCAGGATTAATTTGGCTTTCTCGCCGAGAGCAAAAACAAATTTTGCAGGGCGTGAAAAAAGAATTAGCTCGTGAAGCACAGTTAAATAAAAATAATTAA
- a CDS encoding DeoR/GlpR family DNA-binding transcription regulator, giving the protein MVNDRLDQIILFLKNHSIATVDQLVKVTNASPATIRRDLVKLSNEGTILRTHGGISLNQFIPHQPTTNEKQLQYIAEKDRIAEYAVSLISPGDSIVLDAGTTTLCIAKKIAHMTLRVITTDLHIALLLSEYKQIEVIMTGGRIDNSSQSCIGNHGQNFLQNIYPDIAFVSCNSWSMEKGVTAPTEEKAYLKMLLAQNAKRKVLVADSSKYGKYSLFCAVHLNHFSDLITDKGLATSHITNMKNKEFSLHLV; this is encoded by the coding sequence ATTGTGAATGATAGATTAGACCAAATAATTCTTTTTTTAAAGAATCACAGTATTGCAACTGTAGATCAATTAGTAAAAGTGACCAATGCTTCACCAGCAACGATTAGACGTGATTTAGTTAAATTAAGTAATGAAGGTACGATTTTACGTACACATGGCGGTATTAGTCTTAATCAATTTATTCCTCATCAACCAACGACTAACGAAAAACAGTTACAATATATTGCGGAGAAAGATAGGATTGCAGAGTATGCTGTTTCTCTTATTTCTCCTGGGGATTCTATTGTTTTGGATGCAGGCACAACGACATTGTGTATAGCGAAGAAAATTGCTCATATGACACTTAGAGTTATTACGACAGATTTACATATCGCTTTACTATTATCTGAATATAAACAAATTGAAGTGATTATGACCGGAGGTAGGATTGATAATAGCAGTCAATCATGTATTGGAAATCATGGTCAGAATTTTTTACAAAATATCTATCCCGATATTGCATTTGTAAGTTGTAATTCATGGAGTATGGAAAAAGGTGTTACAGCTCCTACAGAAGAAAAAGCATATTTAAAAATGTTATTAGCTCAAAATGCTAAACGTAAAGTATTAGTAGCAGATAGCAGTAAATATGGAAAATATTCATTATTTTGTGCTGTGCATTTAAATCATTTCTCAGACCTTATTACAGATAAGGGATTAGCGACAAGTCATATTACTAATATGAAAAATAAAGAATTTAGTTTGCATTTAGTGTGA
- a CDS encoding heme ABC transporter permease yields the protein MWKWLHPYAKSETQYRLLGKIQPVLGWLSFMMLTVAFVWGLGFAPKDYQQGESYRIIFIHVPAAIWSMGVYGSMAVAALVALVWQIRQANLAMISMAPIGLVFAFISLATGAIWGKPMWGTWWVWDARLTSALVLFFLYIGVMALYSAFQDKQTGAKVAGVLSVVGVINLPIIHFSVEWWNTLHQGATITKLDKPSMAVEMLIPLLLAIFGSLIFTAWFSIWRYRIALLNDERKRPWVKALVSNHVK from the coding sequence ATGTGGAAGTGGCTTCATCCCTATGCGAAATCGGAAACACAATACCGATTACTGGGGAAAATTCAACCTGTATTAGGTTGGTTAAGTTTTATGATGTTAACAGTAGCCTTTGTTTGGGGACTCGGTTTTGCACCTAAGGATTACCAACAAGGTGAGAGCTACCGTATTATCTTTATTCACGTGCCGGCGGCAATTTGGTCGATGGGCGTATATGGTTCAATGGCGGTAGCGGCATTAGTCGCATTAGTGTGGCAGATTCGCCAAGCAAATTTGGCAATGATTTCAATGGCACCAATCGGATTGGTTTTTGCTTTTATTTCTTTGGCAACCGGTGCGATTTGGGGTAAACCAATGTGGGGAACTTGGTGGGTATGGGATGCTCGCTTAACCTCAGCGTTAGTCCTTTTCTTCCTTTATATCGGTGTAATGGCACTTTACTCTGCTTTCCAAGATAAACAAACTGGAGCGAAAGTCGCTGGGGTATTATCTGTTGTCGGTGTGATTAACTTACCGATTATTCACTTCTCAGTAGAGTGGTGGAATACCTTACATCAAGGGGCGACAATTACTAAATTAGATAAACCGTCAATGGCGGTGGAAATGTTAATTCCGTTATTGTTGGCGATTTTCGGGAGTTTAATTTTTACGGCATGGTTCAGTATTTGGCGTTATCGCATCGCTTTATTAAATGATGAGCGTAAACGTCCGTGGGTAAAAGCATTAGTCAGCAATCACGTAAAATAG
- a CDS encoding four-carbon acid sugar kinase family protein: protein MKTETLLVIADDLTGANDTGVMFAEAGFDTILETDVYSLENADLTNAQVFTVSTDVRALGMKAKDKTRAVVLATRNSGIDQIYLKIDSTMRGSVRYQIEGALDAWKSIYQNAKAIICPAYPEMGRTIENGHLYVDKIPVNEAASGRDPICPVLSSSMQELLPNSLIISCDSEENLYSLIQETPYDQIVIDAVTQEDLQTISNVINQLGSHIIPVGSAGLAQKLKSSNTQLTNMASLNLGRSLVVVTSIHETSQTQVDEYISTTGGKSIVFNPSPSQLLNYVQSEHALKLQLNALIRFSKDNVIIRANPAKVINAEVKDIIDTAKEISQHLADLSKFCLDNEKFDSLILFGGDGAIALLSLLNITEMQVLHSVVAGVPLCIIKRGRYQGMKVLTKSGGFGDRKLLNSIMEL, encoded by the coding sequence ATGAAAACGGAAACATTATTAGTTATTGCGGATGACTTAACAGGTGCAAATGATACAGGAGTAATGTTTGCAGAAGCAGGATTTGATACTATTTTAGAAACGGATGTTTACTCTTTAGAAAATGCGGATTTAACTAATGCTCAAGTATTTACTGTTTCCACAGATGTTAGAGCATTAGGAATGAAAGCGAAAGATAAAACTAGAGCTGTCGTATTAGCGACTAGAAATAGTGGAATAGATCAAATTTATCTTAAAATTGATTCGACAATGCGAGGTTCAGTTCGCTATCAAATAGAAGGAGCACTAGATGCATGGAAGAGTATTTATCAAAATGCAAAAGCAATTATTTGTCCAGCTTATCCGGAAATGGGTAGAACAATAGAAAATGGTCATCTTTATGTTGATAAGATTCCCGTAAATGAAGCGGCATCCGGTAGGGATCCTATTTGTCCTGTTTTATCATCTTCTATGCAGGAATTATTGCCGAATTCATTGATTATTTCTTGTGATAGTGAAGAAAATCTTTATTCATTAATTCAAGAAACGCCATATGATCAAATAGTTATTGATGCTGTAACTCAGGAAGATCTTCAAACTATTTCAAATGTGATTAATCAGTTGGGTAGTCACATTATTCCTGTTGGATCTGCAGGATTAGCCCAAAAATTAAAATCATCAAATACTCAATTAACCAATATGGCTAGTTTAAATTTGGGAAGGAGTTTAGTTGTTGTAACTTCTATTCACGAGACAAGTCAGACTCAAGTTGATGAGTATATTTCGACTACGGGAGGCAAATCGATAGTATTTAATCCATCTCCATCACAATTGTTAAACTATGTACAATCCGAACACGCATTAAAATTACAATTAAATGCTTTAATTCGGTTTAGTAAAGATAATGTTATCATTCGAGCTAATCCGGCTAAAGTAATTAATGCGGAAGTAAAAGATATTATTGATACGGCAAAAGAAATTTCTCAACATTTGGCTGACTTAAGTAAGTTTTGCTTAGATAATGAAAAGTTTGACAGTTTGATTTTATTTGGTGGTGATGGTGCAATTGCATTACTTTCATTGCTGAATATTACTGAGATGCAGGTGTTACATTCGGTTGTAGCGGGTGTGCCACTGTGTATTATTAAACGAGGTAGATATCAAGGTATGAAAGTATTAACTAAATCAGGGGGATTTGGAGATAGAAAACTTTTAAATTCTATTATGGAATTATAG
- the ccmE gene encoding cytochrome c maturation protein CcmE, with product MNPRRKSRLKVVVSILFGMAVVAGLTLYALSQNIDLFYTPSEIVNGKNDDPEQKPEVGQRIRVGGMVVEDTVKRDDKTLKVEFDVNDVGPSITVEYEGILPDLFREGQGIVAQGVLIEPTRLRATEVLAKHDENYMPPELGDKLKQKHNKMGVSESDLTETSERDKAEMEKTLKTLQGESK from the coding sequence ATGAATCCAAGACGTAAATCTCGATTGAAAGTGGTGGTTTCAATCCTATTCGGTATGGCAGTAGTCGCCGGTTTAACCCTCTATGCGTTAAGCCAAAATATCGACTTATTTTATACGCCATCGGAAATTGTAAATGGTAAGAATGATGATCCGGAACAAAAACCAGAAGTGGGGCAACGTATCCGCGTTGGCGGTATGGTGGTTGAAGATACGGTAAAACGTGATGACAAAACCTTAAAAGTTGAATTTGATGTGAATGATGTTGGACCATCAATTACGGTTGAATATGAAGGTATCTTACCTGACTTATTCCGTGAAGGGCAAGGTATTGTGGCACAAGGTGTGTTGATTGAGCCAACTCGTTTAAGAGCAACGGAAGTGTTAGCAAAACATGATGAAAACTATATGCCACCGGAATTAGGCGATAAGTTAAAACAGAAACACAATAAGATGGGGGTATCGGAATCCGATTTAACCGAAACTTCGGAACGTGATAAAGCCGAAATGGAGAAAACATTGAAAACCTTACAAGGGGAATCAAAATAA
- the mltF gene encoding membrane-bound lytic murein transglycosylase MltF, producing MKGLFVRLIAGIALLLWAWDMVFPWQQLMQAEENRYSQIQQKKVITVGMINHPLSYFVGADGLAGIEYELSKAFADYLGVNLSIKTFDNSERLFNALKENKVDLVTAGMLYQPELGEQFQIGASYYSASWQVVYKKGENRPYKLSELKESLVIPAGSAVLPILQRLKEENPNLNWQITDQFTQEELLLQVAEGKIPYTVAVSVDISVAQHIRPNIAVGFDLTDEMPVLWYLPNSSYSELQAAVLDFMDNANETGLISRIEEKYFNHLVHFDYVDIQSYLSAIKSVLPKYQALFEKYRGELEWQMLVAIAYQESHWDPNATSPTGVRGMMMLTRDTADRMKVTDRTNAEQSIRAGAEYLHLLMSQVPETVPKEDRIWYGLVAYNMGLGHLLDVRRLTKQLGGNPDNWLDVKKNLPLLAEKRHYSNLKYGYARGFEAFQYVENIRRYYSSIINHQRIEDQQNQLPEVAEPTQPNEIQDFDSSLKDSL from the coding sequence TTGAAAGGGTTATTTGTCAGATTAATTGCCGGTATTGCACTTTTGCTGTGGGCATGGGATATGGTCTTCCCATGGCAACAATTAATGCAAGCGGAAGAAAATCGTTATAGCCAGATTCAGCAGAAAAAAGTGATTACAGTTGGTATGATAAATCATCCGCTTTCTTATTTTGTGGGTGCAGATGGTCTTGCTGGTATTGAATATGAACTGTCTAAAGCCTTTGCTGATTATTTAGGCGTTAATTTATCGATTAAAACCTTTGATAATAGTGAACGATTATTTAATGCATTAAAAGAGAATAAAGTTGATTTGGTCACGGCTGGTATGTTGTATCAACCGGAACTGGGCGAACAGTTTCAGATTGGTGCATCATATTATTCGGCGTCTTGGCAAGTAGTATATAAAAAAGGGGAAAATCGTCCCTATAAATTATCAGAATTAAAAGAGAGCTTGGTGATTCCTGCCGGTTCTGCCGTATTGCCAATTCTACAGCGTTTAAAAGAAGAAAATCCGAATTTAAACTGGCAAATTACCGACCAATTCACACAAGAAGAACTGTTGTTACAAGTTGCAGAAGGTAAAATTCCTTATACGGTGGCGGTTTCGGTTGATATTTCTGTCGCACAGCATATTCGTCCGAATATTGCCGTTGGTTTTGACCTTACTGATGAAATGCCGGTGTTATGGTATTTGCCAAACAGTTCTTACAGCGAGCTACAAGCGGCAGTATTGGATTTTATGGATAATGCCAATGAAACCGGATTAATTTCTCGTATAGAGGAAAAATATTTTAATCATTTGGTACATTTTGATTATGTAGATATTCAAAGTTATTTAAGTGCCATTAAATCGGTATTACCTAAGTATCAAGCGTTGTTTGAGAAATATCGTGGTGAATTAGAGTGGCAGATGTTAGTCGCAATTGCTTACCAAGAGTCACATTGGGATCCGAATGCAACCTCTCCGACTGGGGTTCGGGGAATGATGATGTTAACCAGAGATACGGCGGATCGTATGAAAGTAACGGATAGAACCAATGCTGAGCAAAGTATTCGTGCCGGAGCGGAATACCTGCATTTGCTAATGTCTCAAGTGCCAGAAACTGTGCCGAAAGAAGATAGAATTTGGTATGGATTAGTCGCCTATAATATGGGCTTAGGACATTTACTCGATGTAAGACGTTTGACCAAACAGCTTGGTGGTAATCCGGATAATTGGCTGGATGTAAAGAAAAACTTACCGCTTCTTGCAGAAAAACGTCATTATAGTAACTTAAAATATGGATATGCGAGAGGATTTGAGGCGTTTCAATATGTTGAGAATATTCGCCGCTACTATAGCAGTATCATCAATCATCAACGTATAGAAGATCAGCAAAATCAATTACCGGAAGTAGCTGAACCTACTCAGCCAAATGAGATACAAGACTTTGATTCTAGTTTGAAGGATAGCTTATGA
- the ccmA gene encoding cytochrome c biogenesis heme-transporting ATPase CcmA has product MIHSNLLTISNLACERGENRLFEHCDFSVSTGEWVQIEGHNGIGKTSLLRILAGLAVPAEGEVLWNNVPIQKQRDEYYAELFYLAHHAGVKPELSPWENLRFYQKIQGLPLDNDSLWHALDKVGLIGREDLACSHLSAGQQRRVALAKLWLTKQKLWILDEPFTAIDKKGVADLIAHIEQHCEHGGMVIFTSHQTAESDRVSILSLDQFKL; this is encoded by the coding sequence ATGATACATAGCAATTTACTGACTATTTCCAATTTGGCTTGTGAACGAGGCGAGAATCGTTTATTCGAGCATTGTGATTTTTCTGTTAGCACAGGGGAATGGGTACAGATCGAAGGACATAATGGGATAGGTAAAACCAGTTTATTACGTATTTTAGCTGGACTTGCAGTACCTGCTGAAGGTGAGGTTTTGTGGAATAACGTGCCGATTCAAAAACAACGTGATGAATATTATGCCGAGCTATTTTATCTTGCCCATCACGCGGGTGTAAAACCTGAACTTTCGCCTTGGGAAAATTTACGTTTTTATCAGAAAATTCAAGGGCTTCCATTAGATAACGATTCACTATGGCATGCGTTGGACAAGGTGGGATTAATTGGACGTGAAGATTTAGCCTGTTCGCATCTTTCTGCCGGTCAGCAACGCCGTGTCGCTTTGGCAAAATTATGGCTGACTAAGCAAAAACTTTGGATTTTAGATGAGCCTTTTACCGCGATAGATAAGAAAGGTGTCGCGGATTTAATTGCTCATATTGAGCAACATTGTGAGCATGGTGGAATGGTTATTTTTACCAGTCACCAAACGGCTGAAAGTGATCGGGTGAGCATCTTATCTTTGGATCAATTTAAACTATGA
- the tpiA gene encoding triose-phosphate isomerase, whose protein sequence is MARRPLVMGNWKLNGSKAFTKELVAGLKAELADVKGCDVAIAPPVMYLAEAEAALAGQSVIALGAQNVDVNVQGAFTGDISTEMLKDFGAKYIIIGHSERRTYHKESDEFVAKKFGALKAAGLVPVLCIGETEAENEAGQTEAVCAKQIDAVIDALGVEAFNGAVIAYEPIWAIGTGKSATPAQAQAVHAFIRGHIVAKSQAVADQVIIQYGGSVNDANAAELFTQPDIDGALVGGASLKAPAFAVIVKAAEKAKA, encoded by the coding sequence ATGGCACGTCGTCCACTTGTAATGGGTAACTGGAAATTAAACGGTAGCAAAGCATTTACCAAAGAGTTAGTTGCAGGCTTAAAAGCAGAATTAGCGGATGTAAAAGGCTGTGATGTTGCAATCGCTCCACCGGTCATGTACTTAGCGGAAGCAGAAGCCGCATTAGCAGGTCAGTCAGTAATTGCATTAGGCGCACAAAACGTAGATGTAAATGTACAAGGTGCATTTACCGGTGACATTTCAACCGAAATGTTAAAAGATTTCGGTGCAAAATATATCATTATCGGTCACTCTGAACGCCGTACTTACCACAAAGAAAGTGATGAGTTTGTTGCGAAAAAATTCGGTGCGTTAAAAGCGGCGGGTTTAGTACCAGTATTATGTATCGGTGAAACCGAAGCGGAAAACGAAGCGGGTCAAACAGAAGCGGTATGTGCAAAACAAATTGATGCGGTAATCGATGCATTAGGTGTTGAAGCATTCAACGGTGCGGTAATCGCATATGAGCCGATTTGGGCTATCGGTACAGGTAAATCTGCAACTCCAGCTCAAGCACAAGCAGTTCACGCATTCATCCGTGGTCACATCGTCGCTAAATCACAAGCGGTTGCGGACCAAGTAATCATCCAATATGGTGGTTCTGTGAACGATGCGAACGCAGCGGAATTATTCACACAACCGGATATCGACGGTGCATTAGTCGGTGGTGCATCATTAAAAGCACCGGCATTTGCGGTTATCGTAAAAGCGGCGGAAAAAGCGAAAGCGTAA